The following proteins come from a genomic window of Yinghuangia sp. ASG 101:
- a CDS encoding tyrosine-type recombinase/integrase — MSGGKSYRVRIWAVVQNKTAKKPTYQLRWKVDGKSFSLTFTTKGLADRFRSRLLRATEDGEPFDLMTGLPDSMAEAKAADSFLSFALAYMDMKWPHAAAKSRASMTEMLMTALPAFVRDVGGEPDVVLLRRAMRRYLLPPPRRGAERPKDVAKAIAWLEKASMPVADLKEAKHIHDVLDALGRKLDGTAAGAETTRRKRSALYNVLDYAVELEHLATNPIDKVKRKRIKVSEVVDRRAVANPKQARELLTAVSYVGGYKRAGGRKLVAFFAVMYYAGTRPAEAVGLRRQDCELPESGWGMITLHRTRPTVGKLWTNTGTSHDDRGLKQRSERETRPVPIPPVLVRILQDHIDTFGTHKDGRLFPSERGGVLASSSYYRIWQAARALALTPEQVASPLAARPYDLRHACASLWLNSGVPAPEVAERLGHSVDVLLKIYAKCIDGQRETVNKRIAEALGEDVGGVEESKGSE, encoded by the coding sequence ATGAGCGGTGGCAAGTCGTACCGGGTCCGCATCTGGGCGGTGGTGCAGAACAAGACGGCCAAGAAGCCGACGTACCAACTGCGTTGGAAGGTCGACGGAAAGTCTTTCTCGCTGACGTTCACGACCAAGGGCCTGGCTGACCGATTCCGCAGTCGTCTGCTGCGGGCGACGGAAGACGGCGAACCGTTCGATCTGATGACCGGTCTGCCTGACTCGATGGCTGAGGCCAAGGCGGCCGACTCGTTCTTGTCGTTCGCTCTCGCCTACATGGATATGAAATGGCCGCACGCGGCGGCGAAATCGCGGGCGAGCATGACAGAGATGCTGATGACGGCGCTGCCCGCGTTCGTCCGGGATGTCGGCGGGGAGCCGGACGTCGTGCTTCTGCGGCGTGCGATGCGGCGCTACCTGCTGCCCCCACCGCGGCGTGGCGCTGAGCGTCCCAAGGACGTGGCCAAGGCGATTGCCTGGCTCGAAAAGGCGTCCATGCCGGTCGCCGACCTGAAAGAAGCCAAGCACATTCACGATGTCCTGGACGCGCTCGGCCGGAAGCTGGACGGCACTGCGGCGGGGGCTGAGACGACCAGGCGCAAGCGGTCGGCGCTCTACAACGTTCTTGACTACGCCGTAGAGCTGGAACATCTCGCGACGAACCCCATCGACAAGGTGAAGCGCAAGCGCATCAAAGTCTCCGAGGTGGTCGATCGTCGCGCGGTGGCCAATCCGAAGCAGGCTCGCGAACTGCTGACCGCAGTGTCGTACGTCGGTGGGTACAAGCGGGCCGGCGGTCGCAAGCTGGTGGCGTTCTTCGCGGTCATGTACTACGCGGGCACCCGTCCCGCTGAAGCGGTCGGCCTGCGGCGCCAGGACTGCGAACTGCCCGAGAGCGGTTGGGGCATGATCACGCTGCACCGAACGCGCCCGACCGTGGGCAAGCTGTGGACGAACACGGGAACGAGTCACGACGACCGCGGCTTGAAGCAACGGAGCGAGAGGGAAACGCGCCCGGTGCCCATCCCTCCGGTCTTGGTGCGGATCCTTCAGGACCACATCGACACCTTCGGGACACACAAAGATGGGCGACTGTTCCCGAGCGAGCGGGGTGGCGTCCTGGCCTCGTCGTCGTACTACCGGATCTGGCAAGCCGCGCGAGCGCTCGCGCTGACGCCGGAACAGGTCGCCTCCCCGCTGGCTGCCCGCCCGTACGACCTTCGGCACGCGTGCGCCTCGCTGTGGCTGAACTCCGGCGTACCGGCCCCGGAAGTCGCGGAACGGCTGGGGCACTCGGTCGATGTGCTGCTGAAGATCTATGCGAAGTGCATCGACGGGCAGCGCGAGACGGTGAACAAGCGCATCGCGGAAGCGCTCGGCGAAGACGTCGGCGGCGTCGAGGAGTCGAAGGGCTCCGAGTGA
- a CDS encoding homoserine dehydrogenase, whose amino-acid sequence MMRTQPLKVALLGCGVVGSEVARIMTTHATDLAARIGAPVELAGVAVRRSGRERPGIDPALLTTDAEELVRRADVDVVIEVIGGIEPARTLILAAMEHGASVVSANKALLAEDGATLHAAAAKFGVDLYYEASVAGAIPLLRPLRESLAGDKVNRVLGIVNGTTNFILDRMDSTGAGFADALDEATRLGYAEADPSADIEGFDAAAKAAILAGLAFHTRVTAADVYREGITEVTAADVAGAKTMDRVVKLLAICERGEDGTSVSARVHPAMIPRSHPLASVREAYNAVFVESEAAGSLMFYGPGAGGAPTASAVLGDLVAVCRNKLSQTTGPGESAYANLDVRPVGRAVTRYHLSLDVADKPGVLAQVATVFAQHDVSIDTVRQQGRDGDATLVIVTHSATDAALSATVDELRGLDIVRDIAGIMRVEGE is encoded by the coding sequence ATGATGCGTACGCAGCCGCTCAAGGTGGCGCTGCTCGGTTGTGGTGTGGTGGGTTCCGAAGTGGCCCGCATCATGACGACGCATGCCACGGACCTCGCCGCGCGCATCGGCGCCCCCGTCGAGCTGGCCGGAGTCGCGGTACGCCGCTCCGGCCGCGAGCGCCCCGGCATCGACCCGGCGCTGCTCACCACCGACGCGGAGGAACTGGTCCGCCGCGCCGACGTCGACGTCGTGATCGAGGTCATCGGCGGCATCGAGCCGGCCCGCACGCTCATCCTCGCCGCGATGGAGCACGGCGCCTCCGTCGTCTCCGCCAACAAGGCACTGCTCGCGGAGGACGGCGCCACGCTGCACGCCGCCGCCGCGAAGTTCGGCGTCGACCTGTACTACGAGGCCTCCGTCGCGGGTGCGATCCCGCTGCTGCGCCCGCTGCGCGAGAGCCTGGCCGGCGACAAGGTCAACCGCGTGCTCGGCATCGTCAACGGGACGACCAACTTCATCCTCGACCGCATGGACTCCACGGGCGCGGGCTTCGCCGACGCGCTCGACGAGGCCACCCGCCTCGGGTACGCGGAGGCCGACCCGAGCGCCGACATCGAGGGCTTCGACGCCGCCGCGAAGGCCGCGATCCTGGCCGGTCTCGCGTTCCACACGCGCGTGACCGCTGCCGACGTCTACCGCGAGGGCATCACCGAGGTCACCGCCGCCGATGTGGCCGGGGCCAAGACGATGGACCGCGTCGTGAAGCTCCTCGCGATCTGCGAGCGCGGCGAGGACGGCACGTCGGTCAGCGCGCGCGTACACCCGGCGATGATCCCGAGGTCGCATCCGCTCGCTTCGGTACGTGAGGCGTACAACGCGGTCTTCGTCGAGTCCGAGGCGGCCGGCAGCCTGATGTTCTACGGCCCGGGCGCGGGTGGCGCGCCGACCGCGAGCGCCGTGCTCGGCGACCTCGTCGCGGTGTGCCGCAACAAACTGTCGCAGACCACCGGCCCGGGGGAGTCGGCGTACGCGAACCTCGACGTACGCCCGGTGGGCCGGGCCGTCACGCGCTACCACCTGAGCCTCGACGTGGCCGACAAACCGGGCGTCCTGGCCCAGGTCGCGACGGTCTTCGCGCAGCACGACGTGTCGATCGACACCGTGCGGCAGCAGGGCCGCGACGGTGATGCGACACTCGTCATCGTCACGCACAGCGCCACCGACGCCGCCCTCTCGGCGACCGTGGACGAACTCCGCGGACTCGACATCGTCCGCGACATCGCCGGCATCATGCGGGTGGAAGGGGAATGA
- a CDS encoding replication initiator encodes MPLAKEVVRAAALEHGVCIRPVALRRTDITTGAVDIIDVPCGATLASVCPSCAERKRQLRMAQCREGWHLTEEPDLTADEPSDWQRWLAESRADLTAAHDAAGGTEREQLGDALAALDEEIASSGVRGSVDSGKASRRVRSTRRRQDVVDLPRRPVEARTVGRAFTSPDGKTFRPSLFVTLTLPSYGRVRSDGTPVDPSAYDYRRAARDALHFSKLVDRFIQNLRRFVGFDVQYFAAVEPQRRLAPHIHLAIRGTVSRAELRQVAAATYHQVWWPSCDEPVYDGDAAPIWDAEHGAYVDADGNPLPTWDDALDELDADEDAEPVHVARFGVQVDARGVLVGSPDARRCIGYLTKYLNKSAHECHEPASDAERAHVDRLMAELRYEPCSPSCANWLRYGVQPKNARDGMRPGHCKAKAHRRTHLGYGGRRVLVSRKWSGKSLADHKHERRAWVLGLLGEMADRGDDPTRYVWEHAAPSDPDVPPVSHRLLRALSERIRWRTALDAAKAAADGQHENSATRGRAA; translated from the coding sequence ATGCCTCTTGCGAAAGAGGTGGTGCGGGCCGCTGCCCTCGAACACGGCGTGTGCATCCGGCCGGTCGCGCTGCGGCGCACCGACATCACGACCGGGGCCGTAGACATCATCGACGTTCCCTGTGGGGCGACGCTGGCGAGCGTGTGCCCGTCGTGTGCGGAGCGCAAGCGGCAGCTTCGGATGGCGCAGTGCCGCGAGGGCTGGCATCTGACCGAGGAACCGGACCTGACCGCGGACGAACCGTCCGACTGGCAACGCTGGTTGGCCGAGAGCCGCGCCGACCTGACCGCGGCGCACGACGCGGCCGGGGGGACCGAACGCGAACAGCTCGGTGATGCCCTGGCGGCGCTTGATGAGGAGATCGCCTCGTCCGGCGTGCGCGGCAGCGTCGACTCGGGCAAGGCGTCCCGGCGGGTGCGATCGACGCGGCGGCGGCAAGACGTTGTCGACCTTCCCCGGCGCCCGGTTGAGGCGCGGACGGTCGGGCGGGCGTTCACCTCCCCGGATGGGAAGACGTTCCGGCCCTCGCTGTTCGTCACGCTGACGCTGCCGTCGTACGGGCGGGTGCGCTCGGACGGCACGCCGGTGGACCCGTCGGCGTACGACTACCGGCGCGCCGCGCGGGACGCGCTGCACTTCTCCAAGCTGGTGGACCGGTTCATTCAGAACCTGCGGCGGTTCGTTGGCTTCGATGTCCAGTACTTCGCCGCGGTCGAACCGCAACGGCGACTCGCTCCGCACATCCACCTCGCGATCCGCGGCACGGTCTCGCGGGCCGAGCTGCGGCAGGTCGCGGCGGCGACGTACCACCAAGTGTGGTGGCCGAGCTGCGATGAACCGGTGTACGACGGCGACGCGGCCCCGATCTGGGACGCAGAGCACGGGGCGTACGTCGACGCGGACGGCAACCCGCTGCCCACCTGGGATGACGCGCTCGACGAACTCGACGCGGACGAGGATGCCGAACCGGTCCACGTCGCCCGGTTCGGCGTGCAAGTCGACGCGAGGGGCGTCCTGGTCGGCTCGCCGGACGCGCGCCGCTGCATCGGCTACCTCACCAAGTACCTGAACAAGTCCGCCCACGAGTGCCATGAGCCGGCCTCGGACGCCGAACGCGCGCACGTCGACCGGCTCATGGCCGAACTGCGGTACGAACCGTGCTCGCCGTCGTGCGCGAACTGGCTGCGCTACGGCGTCCAACCCAAGAACGCCCGGGACGGCATGCGGCCGGGCCACTGCAAGGCAAAGGCGCACCGCCGCACCCACCTCGGCTATGGGGGTCGTCGCGTCCTCGTCTCGCGCAAGTGGTCGGGCAAGTCCCTGGCCGACCACAAGCACGAACGCCGCGCGTGGGTGCTCGGGCTGCTCGGCGAGATGGCCGACCGGGGCGACGACCCGACCCGCTACGTCTGGGAGCACGCGGCCCCGTCCGACCCCGACGTCCCGCCCGTCTCGCACCGCCTCTTAAGAGCGCTCTCCGAACGCATCCGATGGCGGACCGCACTCGACGCGGCCAAAGCAGCCGCAGACGGACAGCACGAAAATTCGGCAACTCGGGGGAGGGCGGCGTGA
- the argS gene encoding arginine--tRNA ligase encodes MTPEELSQAVLSAVRASVEAGELNVDVPERVTVERPKNREHGDYATNAALQLAKAAKKPPRAVAEIIAGRLARVSGVAAVDIAGPGFLNITVDTASAGELARAIVEAGEAYGRSDSLAKLKINLEFVSANPTGPIHIGGVRWAAVGDSLARILKAAGADVSTEYYINDAGVQIDKFGASLMAAANGRPVPDDGYVGEYINDIAARIVGQEPGVLERPDDEQKKVFTETGLRLMVAEIQRSMDEFGTHFDEWFSEKSLHDSGAVEEAIERLRAQNRVFTEGGAIWLRTTDFGDDKDRVLIKQDGETTYFASDAAYYLNKRDRGNEVCVYMLGADHHGYVGRLKAIAACAGDDPQHNIEVLIGQFVKMMRDGQEVRMSKRAGNIITIDDVVEWIGVDAARYSLARSSTDSTITLDIDVLTSATNENPVHYVQYAHTRMCGVERKARELGIERGEFKPELLSTEWESNLLGMLGEFPRIVAKAAELREPHHVARYLEELAGVYHRFYDNCRIMPLGDEPATDLTYARMWLADATRIVVANGLGLLGVSAPERM; translated from the coding sequence GTGACCCCCGAAGAACTTTCCCAGGCTGTTTTGTCCGCGGTTCGCGCGTCTGTCGAGGCGGGCGAATTGAACGTCGACGTGCCCGAGCGCGTCACGGTGGAGCGACCGAAGAACCGCGAGCACGGGGATTACGCGACCAACGCCGCACTGCAGCTGGCGAAGGCGGCGAAGAAGCCGCCGCGTGCGGTGGCGGAGATCATCGCGGGGCGCCTCGCGCGGGTGAGCGGTGTCGCGGCCGTCGACATCGCGGGGCCGGGGTTCCTGAACATCACCGTCGACACCGCGTCCGCCGGGGAGTTGGCGCGCGCCATCGTCGAGGCCGGTGAGGCGTACGGCCGCAGCGACAGCCTCGCGAAGCTCAAGATCAACCTGGAGTTCGTGTCGGCCAACCCGACCGGCCCGATCCATATCGGCGGCGTGCGCTGGGCGGCCGTGGGCGACTCGCTCGCGCGCATCCTCAAGGCGGCCGGCGCCGATGTCAGTACGGAGTACTACATCAACGACGCCGGTGTGCAGATCGACAAGTTCGGCGCCTCGCTCATGGCCGCGGCGAACGGTCGGCCGGTGCCGGACGACGGGTACGTCGGCGAGTACATCAACGACATCGCCGCCCGGATCGTCGGGCAGGAACCCGGCGTGCTCGAACGGCCGGACGACGAGCAGAAGAAGGTCTTCACCGAGACCGGGCTGCGGCTCATGGTCGCGGAGATCCAGCGCTCGATGGACGAGTTCGGCACGCACTTCGACGAGTGGTTCTCGGAGAAGAGCCTGCACGACTCGGGGGCGGTCGAGGAGGCGATCGAGCGGCTGCGGGCGCAGAACCGCGTCTTCACCGAGGGCGGCGCGATCTGGCTGCGGACGACCGATTTCGGCGACGACAAGGACCGCGTCCTGATCAAGCAGGACGGCGAGACGACCTATTTCGCCTCGGACGCCGCTTACTACCTCAACAAGCGCGACCGCGGCAACGAGGTCTGCGTCTACATGCTCGGTGCCGACCACCACGGCTACGTCGGGCGCCTCAAGGCCATCGCGGCGTGCGCCGGCGACGACCCGCAGCACAACATCGAGGTGCTGATCGGCCAGTTCGTGAAGATGATGCGCGACGGCCAGGAGGTCCGCATGAGCAAGCGGGCCGGCAACATCATCACGATCGACGACGTCGTCGAGTGGATCGGCGTCGACGCGGCGCGCTACTCGCTCGCGCGGTCGTCGACGGACTCGACGATCACGCTCGACATCGACGTGCTGACCAGCGCCACCAACGAAAACCCGGTCCACTACGTGCAGTACGCGCACACGCGCATGTGCGGGGTCGAACGCAAAGCGCGGGAACTCGGGATCGAGCGCGGGGAGTTCAAACCCGAGCTGCTGTCCACCGAGTGGGAGTCGAACCTGCTCGGCATGCTCGGTGAATTCCCCCGGATCGTCGCGAAGGCCGCCGAGCTGCGCGAGCCGCACCACGTCGCGCGCTACCTCGAAGAGCTGGCGGGGGTCTACCACCGCTTCTACGACAACTGCCGCATCATGCCGCTCGGCGACGAGCCGGCGACCGACCTCACGTACGCCCGGATGTGGCTCGCCGACGCCACGCGCATCGTCGTCGCGAACGGGCTCGGCCTGCTCGGTGTGTCCGCCCCCGAGCGCATGTGA
- the lysA gene encoding diaminopimelate decarboxylase, whose product MSRSAHPAGPRHADVLPEGHALPAPEDLNRLDAKVWSLTTGRGTAGAVSVGGLDVRDLAAEFGTPAYILDEDDLRARCRAWKEAFDGADVFYAGKAFLCRALVKWIAEEGLNLDVCSGGELALALSAGMDPARIAFHGNNKSVPEIERAIEAGVGRIVVDSYEEIARVAYAAEQRGVTQRVLVRVTVGVEAHTHEFIATAHEDQKFGLSVADGDAAEAVRRILKHSSLELLGLHSHIGSQIFDTAGFEVSARRVVALLAAIRDEHGVELPEIDLGGGLGIAYTVHDDPKQPADIAKELTEIVRRECEAASLRIPRLSVEPGRAIAGPSTFTLYEVGTIKPLPGLRTYVSVDGGMSDNIRTALYDAEYDIALVSRRSDAEPMLSRVVGKHCESGDIVVRDAYLPADIAPGDLVAVPATGAYCRSMASNYNHIARPPVVAVKDGQARVVVRRETDEDLLRLDVG is encoded by the coding sequence ATGAGCAGGTCAGCACACCCCGCCGGACCCCGGCACGCGGACGTCCTCCCGGAGGGCCACGCGCTCCCCGCCCCGGAGGACCTCAACCGGCTGGACGCCAAGGTCTGGTCGCTCACGACCGGGCGCGGCACGGCCGGTGCGGTGTCCGTCGGGGGGCTGGACGTACGCGACCTCGCGGCCGAGTTCGGCACCCCCGCGTACATCCTCGACGAGGACGACCTGCGCGCCCGCTGCCGGGCGTGGAAGGAGGCGTTCGACGGCGCCGACGTGTTCTACGCGGGCAAGGCGTTCCTGTGCCGCGCGCTGGTGAAGTGGATCGCCGAGGAAGGCCTCAACCTCGACGTGTGCTCCGGCGGTGAGCTGGCCCTCGCGCTGAGCGCCGGCATGGATCCGGCCCGCATCGCGTTCCACGGCAACAACAAGTCCGTCCCCGAGATCGAGCGCGCGATCGAGGCCGGCGTCGGACGCATCGTCGTCGACTCGTACGAGGAGATCGCCCGCGTCGCCTACGCCGCCGAGCAACGCGGCGTCACCCAGCGCGTGTTGGTGCGTGTCACGGTCGGAGTCGAGGCGCACACCCACGAGTTCATCGCCACCGCACACGAGGACCAGAAGTTCGGGCTGTCGGTGGCCGACGGCGACGCCGCCGAGGCGGTGCGCCGCATCCTCAAGCACTCCTCCCTCGAACTCCTGGGCCTGCACTCGCACATCGGTTCGCAGATCTTCGACACCGCCGGCTTCGAGGTCTCCGCGCGGCGGGTGGTCGCGCTGCTGGCCGCGATCCGCGACGAACACGGCGTCGAGCTGCCGGAGATCGACCTCGGCGGCGGCCTCGGCATCGCGTACACCGTGCACGACGACCCGAAGCAACCCGCCGACATCGCCAAGGAGTTGACAGAGATCGTGCGCCGCGAGTGCGAGGCCGCGAGCCTGCGCATCCCGCGGCTGTCCGTCGAGCCGGGCCGGGCCATCGCGGGCCCGTCGACGTTCACGCTGTACGAGGTCGGCACGATCAAGCCGCTGCCGGGCCTGCGCACGTACGTCAGCGTCGACGGCGGCATGTCCGACAACATCCGCACCGCGCTGTACGACGCCGAGTACGACATCGCGCTCGTATCGCGCCGCAGTGACGCCGAGCCGATGCTGTCCCGCGTCGTCGGCAAGCACTGCGAGTCGGGCGACATCGTCGTACGCGACGCCTACCTGCCCGCCGACATCGCTCCCGGCGACCTCGTCGCGGTGCCGGCCACCGGCGCCTACTGCCGCTCGATGGCGAGCAACTACAACCACATCGCCCGGCCCCCCGTCGTCGCGGTCAAGGACGGGCAGGCCCGCGTCGTGGTCCGCCGCGAGACGGACGAGGACCTGCTCAGGCTCGACGTCGGCTGA
- a CDS encoding helix-turn-helix transcriptional regulator: protein MTVPEVLAELGDISRRTFYRWRELGLAPQCLKLPNGELRVRRDDFMAWLDDRMEDAA, encoded by the coding sequence ATGACGGTTCCGGAAGTCCTGGCGGAGCTGGGCGACATCTCCAGGCGGACCTTCTACCGGTGGCGGGAACTTGGCCTTGCTCCACAGTGCCTCAAGCTCCCGAACGGCGAACTCCGTGTGCGGCGCGACGACTTCATGGCCTGGCTTGATGACCGGATGGAGGATGCGGCATGA
- a CDS encoding FtsK/SpoIIIE domain-containing protein, translating into MSSSRGLDWHRLAYIAGGVVLLYTLAEAQFGPAGSFLVAAGVILGVVAAAWWWFFSFAGRVRRGWPLLAKGIGLWQQDPIKRINEEFSYAWPSITRVKRVAGGFVVRVRLLPGQTPGDVGDHVEGIAHAWRVFRVDCTSPTRGVVVLKAWVADPLDKPFGPTALAMPGLRDVDSKPEPAPVRDPWAPTYDSVELGRCDDGAPWVLRLHGTHVLVAGVTGAGKGSILWGVTRGLLPAARAGLVEIWACDPKRMELSYGRALFQRYSSDPAEMVEMLEDAVAEMSARADRFAGSVRKHEPSPDCPFIVIMVDELAFLTAYQPDRDLRKRADAALATLTSQGRSVGFCVLGALQDPRKEVMNIRNLFPDRIALRLDEPSQVDMVLGNGARDRGATADLISPVPELGAGVGFVKRETQPEPVRVRAAYVSDADIDALVRDFPAGGGAA; encoded by the coding sequence ATGTCAAGCTCTCGGGGGCTGGACTGGCATCGGCTCGCGTACATCGCGGGCGGCGTGGTCCTCCTCTACACCCTGGCTGAGGCGCAGTTCGGCCCGGCCGGTTCGTTCCTGGTCGCGGCGGGCGTCATCCTCGGTGTCGTCGCTGCCGCCTGGTGGTGGTTCTTCTCGTTCGCGGGGCGTGTGCGGCGCGGCTGGCCGCTGCTCGCGAAGGGGATCGGGCTGTGGCAACAGGACCCGATCAAGCGCATCAACGAGGAGTTCTCGTACGCGTGGCCGAGCATCACGCGCGTCAAGCGGGTCGCGGGCGGGTTCGTGGTCCGGGTGCGGCTGCTGCCCGGTCAGACCCCGGGCGACGTGGGGGATCACGTCGAGGGGATCGCGCACGCCTGGCGCGTCTTCCGGGTCGACTGCACATCTCCGACGCGCGGGGTTGTCGTGCTCAAGGCGTGGGTGGCGGATCCGCTCGACAAGCCCTTTGGCCCGACGGCGTTGGCCATGCCGGGCCTGCGGGACGTCGACAGCAAGCCGGAACCGGCTCCGGTGCGGGACCCGTGGGCGCCTACGTACGACTCGGTGGAACTCGGCCGGTGTGACGACGGTGCGCCGTGGGTGCTGCGGTTGCACGGGACGCACGTCCTGGTGGCCGGGGTGACCGGGGCCGGCAAGGGCTCGATTCTGTGGGGCGTCACCCGCGGTCTCCTTCCGGCGGCCCGTGCCGGTCTGGTTGAGATCTGGGCGTGTGACCCGAAGCGCATGGAGTTGTCGTACGGGCGTGCGCTGTTCCAGCGGTACAGCTCGGATCCGGCCGAGATGGTCGAGATGCTGGAAGACGCGGTGGCGGAGATGTCCGCGCGGGCGGACCGGTTCGCGGGCAGTGTCCGCAAGCACGAACCGTCCCCGGACTGCCCGTTCATCGTGATCATGGTTGATGAGCTGGCGTTCCTGACGGCGTACCAGCCGGATCGGGACCTGCGCAAGCGCGCGGACGCGGCGTTGGCGACGCTGACCAGTCAGGGCCGGTCGGTCGGGTTCTGCGTCCTCGGCGCACTCCAGGACCCCCGCAAAGAAGTCATGAACATCAGGAATTTGTTCCCCGATCGCATAGCGCTGCGGCTCGACGAACCATCCCAAGTCGACATGGTCTTGGGCAACGGCGCACGGGATCGCGGCGCGACGGCGGACCTGATCTCCCCCGTTCCCGAACTCGGGGCGGGCGTCGGGTTCGTCAAGCGCGAGACACAGCCCGAACCGGTCCGCGTGCGGGCGGCGTACGTGTCCGATGCGGACATTGACGCCCTGGTTCGCGACTTCCCTGCGGGCGGTGGTGCGGCGTGA
- a CDS encoding response regulator, whose translation MAGRVLVVDDDEVIRRLIAVNLQLEGFEVTTAVDGEDALGMVHEVRPDLVTLDVVMPRLDGIRTATRLRADPRTRGLKIVMISACAQSSDLARAREAGVDAYLTKPFDPDRLLAVVRGLAIVRPAPEADVHTPE comes from the coding sequence ATGGCCGGGCGGGTGCTTGTCGTGGATGACGACGAGGTGATCCGGCGGTTGATCGCGGTGAATCTGCAGCTTGAGGGGTTCGAGGTGACCACGGCTGTGGATGGGGAGGACGCGCTCGGGATGGTGCACGAGGTGCGGCCCGATCTGGTCACGCTCGACGTGGTGATGCCGCGGCTCGACGGGATCCGGACGGCGACGCGGCTGCGGGCGGATCCCCGGACGCGCGGGCTGAAGATCGTGATGATCAGTGCGTGCGCGCAGAGTTCGGATTTGGCGCGGGCGCGCGAGGCCGGGGTGGACGCGTATCTGACGAAACCGTTCGATCCCGACCGCTTGCTGGCGGTGGTGCGGGGGCTCGCGATCGTTCGTCCCGCGCCGGAGGCGGATGTCCACACACCCGAATGA